The genomic DNA ctaaGCTCAAATCATCAAGACTAACTTCATCTCCGTTCATAATCCTCTTCATAATCTCCTCTTGTAAGATTGAAccttcatcatcgtcatcatccgTGATGCTATCAATTcccccatcttcttcttcttcttcgtgaaaCCTTTTCAAAATCTCGAGCATCTTCGTTTTGGTTTGATCATCAGATCGAACTTGCTTCAATTCATCGTTTACGTTTTCTCTCATGAATGATTCAGTACACTGGACGCTGTGAGATTTGTAACAAGGAAGAGAACAGTATCGGAAGTTGCATCGAGGACAAGTGTACTGCGAGAACTGCTTATTACATACATGGCATATAATCCGCGTAGAAGAAGGGTTCAACGGTGACGAATTTGAACTCTCCGTCGTTATTATCGTCTTCTCCGGCATCGTCTTCTCTTTCACGATTCTAATTTtccaaaattagggttttgcttgAAGAAGACAGATCTAGAAAACTTACATACCCGGAATTTGGGCCGAGTTTGGGCCCTATGGGCCTTAATATTGATAAGCAGGTCGGTTAGTCGGATCCGACCCATAAAGATCATCTTCCTCAGAGTTCTGTGTTTCTAGAAGCTTAACATCACATACCCGGAATTTGGGCCGCGTTTGGGCCGGAAGGGCTTAAAATTTGATAAGCAGGTCGGGTTAGTCGAGACCCGACCCGGAAAGACCATCTTCCtcagtttttgtgtttgtttactCACTTCCTCAATCTAAGAATTTTCCATGAACGAGGAACCAAAATGAGATCTCTTCTCTTTGTACTATCACTCATTTGCTTCTGCTCGCAAACAACACTTTCATGGAAGAAGGAGGAGTTTCGCAGCTGTGACCAAACTCCGTTCTGTAAACGCGCTCGATCCCGTACTCCCGGCGCGTGTTCTTTAATCGTCGGCGATGTTTCCATCACCGATGGAGATCTCGTAGCGAAGCTTCTACTGAATCAAGAAGATGGTGATCAGATCAAGCCGTTGGTTCTATCTCTCACGGTTTATAAGGATGGGATCGTGCGATTGAGAGTCGATGAGGACCATACGCTGAACCCGCCGAAGAAGAGGTTCAGAGTTCCTGATGTGGTAGTGTCTGAGTtcgaggagaagaagatctgGCTTCAGAAACTAGCCACGGAGACGATCTCCGGAGACACTAGTCCGTCTTCAGTAGTCTATGTATCCGACGGCTACGAGGCGGTGGTGCGGCACGATCCGTTTGAAGTGTATGTGCGTGAGAAATCAGGTGATCGTCGTCGCGTCGTGTCATTGAATTCTCATggattgtttgattttgagcaGTTGGGGAAAAAAACTGAAGGAGATAACTGGGAAGAGAAATTTAGGACTCATACAGACTCTAGACCATTTGGTCCTCAATCTATTAgttttgatgtttctttttatgattCCAGTTTCGTTTATGGAATCCCTGAACACGCCACTAGCTTCGCCTTGAAGCCTACCAAGGGTCCTGGAGTTGAGGAATCTGAACCATATAGGCTGTTTAATCTAGATGTTTTTGAATACGATCATGAATCACCATTTGGTCTGTACGGCTCGATTCCGTTCATGGTTTCACATGGGAAATCTGGTAAAACTTGTGGATTTTTCTGGTTGAATGCTGCGGAAATGCAGATTGATGTGTTGGCTAATGGATGGGATGCAGAGAGTGGTATTTCTTTGCCTTCCAGTCAGAGTAGAATCGACACGTTATGGATGAGTGAGGCAGGGATCGTGGATACATTCTTTTTCGTTGGGCCTGAGCCAAAGGATGTTGTGAAGCAGTATGCAAGCGTGACAGGTACTTCAGCTATGCCTCAGTTGTTTGCCACTGGTTATCACCAATGTAGGTGGAACTACAAAGATGAGGAGGATGTGGCACAAGTGGACTCGAAATTCGATGAGCATGATATTCCTTATGATGTTCTCTGGCTTGACATCGAGCATACAGATGGGAAGAGATACTTTACATGGGATAGTGTCTTGTTTCCTCATCCAGAGGAGATGCAAAAGAAGTTGGCTGCGAAGGGTAGGAAGATGGTGACCATTGTGGATCCTCATATCAAGAGGGATGACTCTTACTTCCTACATAAGGAGGCTACTCACATGGGACACTATGTTAAGGATTCATCTGGAAAAGACTTTGATGGTTGGTGTTGGCCTGGTTCATCGTCTTACATTGATATGTTGAGTCCAGAGATTAGAGAATGGTGGGGTGGAAGGTTCTCGTATAAGAATTATGCTGGTTCAACTCCTTCATTATACATCTGGAATGACATGAATGAGCCTTCTGTGTTCAATGGTCCAGAGGTATAACTTTCTGTCTGGTTGGTCCTTAGTTTGTCTATAGTACAATTATGGATAAGTTTGAACTCTGGTTGGGTATTTTATACATCACTTAACTTACATGATCTGACACCTTTTATCAAATATTTCACTACTAAAGCAAGTATTTTAAGATCCATTGTGTCTTTGTCTGTTTTTAACATCGAATCTTCATCTCTGTGACTTCTTCAAGAGTGGAGTGTAAGCTATGATTGCTTATTTTAACCTATGTTGGTTTATGTAGAGAATATTCCTTCTTTCCCCacatttaacatttatttatgtaaatagtATCGTTGGGATGAATACTgactgaatttttgttttgattaggtTACTATGCCAAGAGATGCATTACATGTTGGTGGTGTTGAACACAGGGAAGTTCATAATGCTTATGGATATTACTTTCACATGGCGACTTCCGATGGACTTGTTATGCGTGGAGAAGGAAAGGATAGGCCTTTTGTATTGTCAAGGGCAATCTTTCCTGGCACTCAAAGATACGGAGCAATATGGACTGGGGATAACACAGCCGAATGGGAACACCTTAGAGTTTCCATTCCAATGATATTAACTCTTGGTCTTACTGGAATTACATTCTCGGGTACAAGAATTTCTTGTGTTCAATTCTGCTAAAGTTCTTTTATTCTCAAATCTAATGgaagctttcttttcttttgcaggagCTGATATTGGTGGGTTCTTTGGAAATCCTGAACCAGAACTATTAGTTAGGTGGTACCAAGTGGGTGCTTACTATCCATTTTTCAGGGGCCATGCTCATCATGACACCAAAAGACGAGAGCCTTGGTTGTTTGGGTAAGATGTGATACAGTACTTATGTTTTCCTTGTCAATACGTATTATTTGAGTACAATAGCTCCAGGTCTGGtctataaatatttgtttgaagGATGACAAACAGACAAAGGAGATTACTTTATTAAGCAGGGATCATGAAACTGGACTGACAAGTGAATAAGATAGCAGATATTAGAACCTGGTGTTGCACTCTAGTTTCTAGTCAGTTGATTTTATCAATAGTTAACCCATTAGTTACAACAAGTGCGCATTTCAATGGTTGTCTATAGGTTTCTCTGCCTTTGATTTGCAGGCTTATAAATTTTGCACTTTCTCATTCGAATCAAATTAATGTAATCTTGTTTCAGTGAACGGAACACAGAACTCATGAGAGATGCCATACACACTCGTTACATGCTGCTCCCATACTTCTACACGTTGTTTAGAGAAGCAAACGTTACCGGTGTTCCTGTGGTACGCCCATTATGGATGGAATTCCCGCAAGATGAAGCTACTTTTAGCAACGATGAAGCTTTCATGGTTGGTGATGGTCTACTGGTTCAAGGAGTTTACACTAAGGTACTTGAGCACTTGAGTACAACTTCCTACTGAATTTTATCTTTGCCTTGGTGTCTCTATACTTAATTATCATCTCCAGAGAAATAATCAAACCTGCCACATTCCTTCTTGTCGTCATTTATGCAAAACTAGGGAACAACACATGCTTCCGTGTATTTGCCTGGAAAAGAATCATGGTTTGACCTGAGAAACGGTAAGACTTACGTTGGAGGCAAGACTCACAAGATGGACGCTCCAGAAGAAAGCATTCCTGCGTTTCAAAAGGCAGGAACTATCATCCCAAGGAAGGACCGGTTTCGACGAAGTTCTTCTCAAATGGACAATGATCCTTACACTTTGGTACGTGTCACACTTCCATCGCACTGTTATATCATATGCTATCAGCAAAATGAACAAAGTAAATCGCTCGGTACTGAAAGATGAAATCCATATGATAAAACTATGTGATCTAACATCCACAATCCTTCAGGTAGTAGCGTTGAACAGTTCTCAAGAAGCAGCTGGTGAACTCTACATCGACGACGGCAAAAGCTTTGAATTCAGGCGAGGCGCTTACATCCATCGCCGCTTCGTCTTCTCAAATGGTGTTCTTACATCAACAAACTTAGCTCCTCCACAAGCTCGTCTCTCTTCCCAATGCTTGATCGACAGAATTATCCTCTTGGGGCACAGCTCGGGTCCGAAATCTGCACTTGTCGAACCGTTGAATCAGAAGGCAGAGATTGAGATGGGACCACTGCGAATGGGCGGGCTTGTAGCTTCCTCGGGTACAAAGGTGCTGACCATCCGCAAACCGGGTGTTCGAGTGGACCAAGACTGGACCGTAAAGATTCTGTGATTGAACCATTCTCGCTCTTGGCGGTTAGAGTGGTCGAGTATCCACTTTTCCGGCGACGGAATTGCACActtctttaaatatattttcggAATTTTAGACTTAAAATAGTTGTAAGAGCTAACAGTTTCGATCGAAGTCGCTCGGATTGTTGGTTatctttgatataaaaaaaaagttataagaaGTTTCTCGAAACGCAGCGTCTTTAGAGATTACCGGTTCTCTCGTAACCGGAATACACTTAATTCGGATTCTATGAACGGTACAGTAATTTTGATAACGAACCGGTGATTTGAAATGGTGCGTTTTATTGAAATTGGAATGATATAGCAAACATGTACATTTTCAGTGAAAACTCTTCATGGCTTGGTAGATAATTTACTAGTGTATTTTTAATGCATGGCAATGCTAAGATTGACCAAGACCctcttttgcatttttgttttttttgatatatttagttACTTGTACAATCACatgacacaatttttttttgtttggtgttgtttgatGGAATTATGTTAAAGTGTAAACAAGATTCAAATACTTCTAATTGTAAATATTGGATCTTATTATCTTGTATAACTAAATCACAAACTCTTTAAGAAATCTCAGATAAcaataaaactctttaaaaagtCATAGATAACAACAAActctttaacaaaatctttaaaacatcgCAGATTACaacaaatttatcttttttcaaCCAAGAACAAAtttatgaaggaaaaaaatatcaaacgcAAAACATTAATTAGTCTAATCAAACGTAGATACATATGACAGACTCAAGAGATGACCGAATCAAAACTACATACTTATATAACAaactcaaaagattaaaaacagaCTCCTAAGGAAATTGattcaaaagattaaaaacagactccttaatatttttcttatgagtctgtttttaatcttttgaatCAATTAACTGCCTGCTGTGCTCTTTCATAAACacttaatattttttccatTGAGCCTACTTCAGCCTTAAACTCAGCATATTTTATCCAGTATATAGAGGGAAATCAGTAAGAAAAGCATCATaaactttccttatttgatatATGTTGCCCAAGCATTGGCCAAAAACACCTCACTGTGATTTGCGCCAACGAAATTACCAAATTCCCTCATTTGAGACGAACTACACTTTACCATTTCCCATTGTCGTTCTTCTTGGATGAGAGACGGTAACTTAGTACATCCAGTACATTCTATATGGTGTTATAGTTCACCATGGTGAAGACGTCAATTGTGGTCACTACACCTGCTTTGACCGCAGTTCAAGTGCAAAATGGTATTGGCTTAATGACGATAGGGTAAGCAACAGTGGTCTATGTTCTCTGCTCTAATCACCAACGAATAGTTCATTGGCTTTGATTATGTATATGAAGAAAGCCGTATTATTAATACTTATCTGATTCGATAACTGAATTTCTTCAAAGCCAAAACCAGAGATTAGCATTTCATAATTACCATAGGCATTATTTTATGATGTCCACTACATCTTCGATCACCTCCATTGCATATGTGTTGCACATGTGAGGAGGCTctttaacaatattaaaaaaattacaaaaatattaataagtagATGTGAGGGTTCTTTAAATTGGAGACATTCATGTCAAAAGTGTTaagactatatttttaaaaataatagatgATTTATAGATTTCTTCATTATTGTAGGTAATTTTACAGATTGAGATATAAGAAAATCTTTGAATATCTTTCTATTACTCTAATTGTTATTAATTCTcattaattgattaatatttttatatattagaaaatcgAGATTTtaagattataatataataataaacctCGCTAACTctcattaattgttttttttcgtttttttattgtaagattatttttatattgttatatttatttagaatattaaagatatttatataacaaaaacaaattttggcaaacaatcttataattttggcatgttgtaatttgtaaaaaaatgacattttgtGCATACActcaattaataataatacccACGTTTTGAGGATATTACCAAACGGTGTGTTTTACAGTAATTGAATTGCACCGCACCGTTTAGAGTAGATGCAAGAACCGGACACTGTCAAATTCGAATTTCCGGTAAAACAGCAATTTTGAAACCAAACCGGATTTGAacgagcaaaaaaaaaaagcttgatgTCCGGACCGGAGGAGTAAAGAGACCGTTGTAGTCTTTGTAGATCTGTTCGATagtctcatctttttcttcaactAGACTCTTGTCTATAAAAGCTATATCTCTATACTTGATCTTCGTCTTTGCTTTTACCATCTGGGTTCTTGTCTTCAGCTCCAGAAACATACAAACCGACGATGACCAACAACATCGGGATCTAATCGATTCAGATTGCGTGGTATCATTCATAATCAATAAAATTCTGGTTATGTCGAAAGAATTTGATTTCTAGTCAGACCGGTCTAGCCAACCATAACCATTTTGCTCAAAATATCTCTATCCACACTTGCAAATAATGTTAATCTTTAATTGCTGCCTAATTATTTTCAAATCCTTTACTTTTTACCTAATCAACCCATTGAAAATCTAACATTACGTTTTAGGTTTTACTAATGAGAAGATTCGCACAACTTTTAGAGTCATGCATGTTTAAAATCAATCAGATCAGATTCTGTGGGATAGATCTGATTTTTCAGACAACGACTTATAAACATTTAACTTGTTGCTGTTTACTGTTTTAGAAACTCAAGTATGTAGTCTAAAGTACATATGTCGGTATTAAATAATGTTAGATCCGTGTAGGTGAAATAAGATGCCAAAGTTCcgtgtaataataataagaagagtcACGTAACTTCTTAACCTAACTCTTGTAGTCTTGTAGGTAAAAGAAGATATACTCGAAAGTCGAAACAATGTTCCGTTCATGAATCtcgaaatttaaaataaaataatctatatatatatttttcaagtaCATTTATCAAATAAATCCTATAGTTGCCACCTATTTACAAGAATGTCattgatattaattattaatttgtttttcatttaattaattaatattaagtttctatttttgaaaacaagatttcccatcctaaataaatttccaaaaaaattggaaccactctctttaacattaagtattaattttataattaatttaattaatattaagtttccaattttacaaaacaatattttctcacacaaatttcaTAAACAATCGGTCTAACCAAGAAACGAATTGATTTTGGAGGAGGATCTGTGGccgagatttttgatctcaacCGCGGGTGAAATACTAGTTTAGtgaatataagaaaagaaaaaacaaacaaaagaatcttggaatTCAAAACGagtatttttataaagtattCAAAGatactctttaaaaaatagtaatggTGGATAATTAATAGCACTTGCATGACAAAATTCGATTCTGTCTTCTCTATATATCAATATCATGcatttttttgctttacatATTGTTCGTTTAAACCAAGAATATTTGTGGCCGAAATCAACAATTGACAACTTATCACCTTTTCTTTATTGTCGATCGGAACTTAAACTCTCGTACAACTAACAGTACATATTAATCAAGTATATCAAacacactttttcttttttgtaacaTTGATTAAGTTTTAGTGTTTTACCTTAATTACGAATCATTcgtctaaaaccaaaaaaaaaaaaagaaaaaaaattcattagcAAAATTGTCCGATCGAAATTCGTGATAAATACTCTGGAGGCCTCTATCAAATcattctaagttttttttaagaGGAAATATCTCACCCTCCCTTCATGAACCGTATGAATTACTCTACATGTATGCATATATGTTCGAAGATATTTCAGATCATACTAATTTGAAATCGATGAATATTGGTAATGAATCAAAATTATAATGCGATAATGCAGAATATATTcctataaacaaaataaacctaATTTAGCTGATGccctaatatataaatgttcaTTAATACTTAATAGCCTAGGGTTCGATCGGAAGCATTTGAATTAAGAATGAATTTTGttcattattaattaatacgaGTGATTAGATCGAATCCAAAAGGTATGGAGCAagcatttgatttttttaacgTATCTTTCACTGAagaatagagaaaacaaaagcatttcaaaaaaaaatatatatattctcaataTATATTGAACATTTAGCCAAAGAGTGCATTTAATCCCACATAATATAAACAATGATATAAATGTGTATGGCTTATGTGGCCGAATTTTACAAATCTgacctgtatatatatatactattatttataagaaataaaaaaaagattcccCACTTTTGATGGCTTATAAAAGATGATGaaccaaaaacaatcaaaaatgcAGCAGCAACTGCTCTCTCCTTAGTTCTCTTCtctatatttctttatttttctgcatagcattttttttgtgtgtgggtTAAGTTTTGTGCATAGCCCTAGTCTTAAAGCTTAATAATCTCCATAAGAGAAGGTACTAGTATATATAACAACtacttgtttatttctttttttgtatatatagaaaaaactaTAACCGCCAATAGTCGTTAGTCAACTAACAGTATTTCAAAACTAGTGAGACCTCTGATGATAACTTTGATTTCTTACCTAACAAAACCTGCAGATGGAAGCTCCACGGCCAGCTTTCAAATGTTTCGATGACGATGGCAAGCTTAAACGTTCAGGGACGGTTTGGACCGCGAGTGCTCATATTATAACGGCGGTGATTGGATCTGGTGTCCTATCGCTTGCATGGGCCATTGGTCAACTCGGTTGGATCGCAGGTCCTGTTGTgatgttcttgttctcttttgtCACTTACTACTGTTCTACTCTTCTTAGCGACTGCTACAGAACTGGAGATCCTGTCTCTGGGAAGAGAAACTATACTTACATGGATGCTGTCCGATCAATCCTAGGTATCAACAACATTcgattctctgttttttctatgtgcatgctctgtttttgctctgttttgaaaTGCTCTGTT from Camelina sativa cultivar DH55 chromosome 2, Cs, whole genome shotgun sequence includes the following:
- the LOC104741841 gene encoding probable glucan 1,3-alpha-glucosidase, which produces MRSLLFVLSLICFCSQTTLSWKKEEFRSCDQTPFCKRARSRTPGACSLIVGDVSITDGDLVAKLLLNQEDGDQIKPLVLSLTVYKDGIVRLRVDEDHTLNPPKKRFRVPDVVVSEFEEKKIWLQKLATETISGDTSPSSVVYVSDGYEAVVRHDPFEVYVREKSGDRRRVVSLNSHGLFDFEQLGKKTEGDNWEEKFRTHTDSRPFGPQSISFDVSFYDSSFVYGIPEHATSFALKPTKGPGVEESEPYRLFNLDVFEYDHESPFGLYGSIPFMVSHGKSGKTCGFFWLNAAEMQIDVLANGWDAESGISLPSSQSRIDTLWMSEAGIVDTFFFVGPEPKDVVKQYASVTGTSAMPQLFATGYHQCRWNYKDEEDVAQVDSKFDEHDIPYDVLWLDIEHTDGKRYFTWDSVLFPHPEEMQKKLAAKGRKMVTIVDPHIKRDDSYFLHKEATHMGHYVKDSSGKDFDGWCWPGSSSYIDMLSPEIREWWGGRFSYKNYAGSTPSLYIWNDMNEPSVFNGPEVTMPRDALHVGGVEHREVHNAYGYYFHMATSDGLVMRGEGKDRPFVLSRAIFPGTQRYGAIWTGDNTAEWEHLRVSIPMILTLGLTGITFSGADIGGFFGNPEPELLVRWYQVGAYYPFFRGHAHHDTKRREPWLFGERNTELMRDAIHTRYMLLPYFYTLFREANVTGVPVVRPLWMEFPQDEATFSNDEAFMVGDGLLVQGVYTKGTTHASVYLPGKESWFDLRNGKTYVGGKTHKMDAPEESIPAFQKAGTIIPRKDRFRRSSSQMDNDPYTLVVALNSSQEAAGELYIDDGKSFEFRRGAYIHRRFVFSNGVLTSTNLAPPQARLSSQCLIDRIILLGHSSGPKSALVEPLNQKAEIEMGPLRMGGLVASSGTKVLTIRKPGVRVDQDWTVKIL